Genomic window (Avibacterium avium):
GCAAATTGGTTGTTGCCATTTTTGTACTAACTCTTGCAGGTGTTTTTGGTTGGCGTTATTGGCAATCTCATCAAATTGCACAAAATCAACAACGTTCAGCACAATATGAACAGCTTGTGAGCCAATTTCAGGCGGATAAAGCGAATGTGGCGAGCGTAGAACAATTCGCACAAAGCAATGACAAAACTGCTTATGCCGTATTTGCCTTATTAGATGCCGCCAGTATTTCTGTGCAAAAACAAGATTTCGCGCAAGCCGAAAATTTATTAAAACAAGCCTTAGCCAATGCAGATGATGACATTTTGCGTTCGGTCAGTGCATTACGCTTGGCCGCCGTGCAGTTCCAACAGCAGCAATTTGATAATGCTTTAGCTTCGCTTGATCAAGTTAAAGGGGACGCGTGGAACAGCGCGGCATTCTTATTAAAAGGCGATATTCAACTTGCAAAAGGCGATAAAGAAAGTGCCAAAGCCAGTTTTGAACAAGGGCTAAAAAATGCCAGCCCAGTGGAAACGGATTTAATCCAAGTGCGGTTGAATAATTTATAATTTTTTAAAAGGCTTACAGCATAATGTAGGCCTTTTTTATTGGAATAATGAAATGAAAATTTTTACCACCGCCTATTGTTTTTCTTGCTTGTGCGGGCGGAATGTATCTTCTTCCTGCTTTTGGCGTGTTTCATCTTCGCGATTAGTTATTTGCCGATATTGTTGCTGGCAAGCCT
Coding sequences:
- a CDS encoding YfgM family protein, giving the protein MAYTIEEEQELNELKTWWKENGKLVVAIFVLTLAGVFGWRYWQSHQIAQNQQRSAQYEQLVSQFQADKANVASVEQFAQSNDKTAYAVFALLDAASISVQKQDFAQAENLLKQALANADDDILRSVSALRLAAVQFQQQQFDNALASLDQVKGDAWNSAAFLLKGDIQLAKGDKESAKASFEQGLKNASPVETDLIQVRLNNL